The sequence GTCGCGATGATGTTCAGCGCAGGCATGGGCATCGGTCTCATCTTCTGGGGTGTCACCGAACCGCTGACCCACTTCGTCAATCCGCCACCGGGTCTCGCCGACTCGAAGGCGGGCACAGCGCTCGCGACCGCCCTCTTCCACTGGGGCTTTCACCCGTGGTCGATGTATGCAGTGGTCGGCCTGTCGATCGCCTACGGCAGCTACCGGATGGGCCGGCGGCAACTGATCAGCGCATCGTTCATCCCGCTGCTCGGACGGAAGCGGGTCGAGGGCCCGATCGGAAAGACGATCGACATACTCGCGATCTTCGCAACGATGTTCGGCACTGCAGCATCCCTTGGCCTCGGCGCGCTGCAGATCGGCTCGGGCTTCGAGGTTCTCGGTTGGGTCGGCAAGGCGGGCACGCTGCTACTCGTGACGGTGGTCGCGCTGCTCACGCTCGCCTTCGTCGCCTCCGCGGTGTCCGGCGTATCGCGCGGCATCCAGTGGTTGTCCAACATCAACATGGTGCTGGCACTGCTGCTGGCGATCTTCGTGTTCGTCGTCGGGCCGACGGTGCTGATCCTCAACCTGCTGCCCACAGCGCTCGGCGATTACGCCGCCAACCTCGCTTCGATGTCGGCACGGTCCGCTGAGGCCGGCGGGGAAACCGAGAAGTGGCTGTCGTCGTGGACGATCTTCTACTGGGCTTGGTGGATCTCGTGGACCCCCTTCGTCGGCATGTTCCTCGCCCGCATCAGCCGGGGCCGTAGCATCCGGCAGTTCGTGATCGGCGTGATCCTCATTCCGACGACTGTGAGCCTGCTGTGGTTCGTCATCTTCGGCGGGGCAGGCATCGGCCAGCAGCGCGACGGTATCGACATCTTCGGCAGCGGCGAACCCGAATCGACGCTGTTCGGGATGCTCGGCAACCTGCCATTGGCAGGCTTGTCGTCACTGCTGGTGATGGCCCTCGTCGCGATCTTCTTCGTCTCGGGCGCCGATGCCGCTTCCATGGTGATGGGAACGCTGTCCCAGAGCGGCTCCGTCTATCCGTCGCGGTGGGCGGTCGCGTTCTGGGGCATGAGCACCGGTGCGGTGGCGGTGCTGATGTTGTGGGCAGGCGGAAACGACGCCCTCAACGGCCTGCAGACGATGACCATCATCGTGGCCGCGCCGTTCGTGATCGTGATGATCGGCATGTGCGTCTCGCTCTTTCTGGATGTCACGCGCGATCCGATGATCGCTGACCTCCGAAAGACGGCCGTCGCCGACGAGCCGACGCTCAAGGAGCCAGCGCCGCAGAACTAAGTGTTCCAACCACTGGTCGCCGTAGCCCGAAAAGGTGCGGCGACCAGTGCTTTCCGCCGTCCTTTCCTCGCGTGAGAACTCACAGGAAAAGGCGCTGCGATTCCGCTTGACAAAGGTTTGGGGGAACGCACACACTGTTGCGTATTGCGAGTTGAGTTTCTCTATACGCGTCATTACGTCATCCCAGCGAAACAAGGAGGCAACAATTGCTCGAAGTCTGTCCGCTCTCCGAGTTGCCGCCGGGTGGGGCGGTTCGCGTCGACGCCGAGCCGCCTATCACCGTGTTCCACACCGAGGACGGCGAGGTGTTCGCCATCGACGACACCTGCTCTCACCAGGACGCGTCACTGGCCGACGGCTGGCTCGAGGGTTGCGAGGTGGAGTGCCCGCTTCACGCGTCGCGCTTCAATCTGCGCACCGGCGCCGTCGACGCTCCTCCTGCCAAGCTGCCCGTCCGCACCCACGCGGTCGCCGTCGATGACGGCATGATCCGTGTCGAGCTGAGCGACGAGAAGCCGAACCTTCCGCCCGACATCCGCGCGCGTCTTTCGCAGGGGCGGTCGTGAAGCACGTCGCCGTCATCGGGGCGTCGCTCGCTGGTCTCTCTGCCGCACGGGCGCTGCGGACGCAGGGCTTCTCGGGTCGCGTGACCGTCGTCGGCGATGAGACCCGACGGCCGTATGACCGCCCGCCGCTGTCGAAACAGTTTCTCGCCGGCGACATGACCGAGGCGGATTTGGCGCTCGAGGACGACGACGATCTGCAGGTCGAGTGGCTGCTCGGCTCGGCCGCCACGAAACTTGACACTACCTGCGGCGCAGTGAAACTCGCCGACGGAACCCACTTGCCCGCCGACGGCTTCGTGATCGCCACCGGCTCCCGCGCCCGCCGTTGGCCCGGTTGTGAAACGATGGCGGGCGTCCACGTCATCCGCACCATCGACGATGCGATCGCACTGCGGGGCGACCTGCGGCCCGGTGCCCAGCTGGTGGTCATCGGCGCAGGCTTCATCGGCGCCGAGGTCGCATCGACCGCCCGGAGAATCGGGATGGACGTCACCGTCGTCGAGGCGGCGCCGACACCGCTTCAGGTCCAGCTCGGTTCGCGCCTCGGCGCCGTCGTTGCCCAGGCGCACGCGTCGAACGGAACAAGGCTCATCTGTGGAGTCAGCGTCGCCGGGCTGACCGGTGAGAATCGCGCACTTCGCAGTTCGAGCTGCGCCGACCGGGTCACCGGGGTCGACCTCGCCGACGGCCGCCACCTGCCTGCTGATGTCGTCGTCGTCGGTATCGGAGGCGTTCCGAACATCGAGTGGCTGCACGGCAGCGGGATCGAACTCGGTAACGGCGTTGTGTGCGGGTCCAACGGTCAGACCAACGTTCCCAATGTCGTCGCGGTCGGCGACTGCGCCGCATGGCGCGATGCGCCTACCGGCGTCCCGCATCGCGTGGAGCACTGGACGGGCGCGCTGGAGCGTCCGGCGATCGCCGTCGCCACACTGCTTGCAGGCGGCATTGATCAGGGTGCAGCAGTCAAAGCGCCGTACTTCTGGTCAGACCAGTACGACTCGCGCATTCAGTTCGCCGGCATCGCACATCCCGACGACGAAATCACCATCGAGGAGGGCAGCTGTGAGGACGGCTGCTTCGTTGCGACCTACCGGCGCGACGGCCGGTTGGTCGCCGTGCTCGGTGTCGATCAGCCGCGCATGTTCACCCGATGGCGCCGTCAGCTCGCGACAGCGCCTGCCGCCGCTTGATTTCCAGTCCGTCAATCCCCCGATCACGAAAGGTTCTTCAGAAGCGCCATGACCACGTTTGAAGCGGCCCCCAGCCTCCCCGAGAGCCTGATCTCCACCCTCGCGGGCCACTACTACACCCATCCCGAGGTCTTCTCGCTCGAGCAGGAGAAGATCTTCGAGACGATGTGGTTCTGCGTCGTGCGGTCTTCGGATCTGGACAAGGCGGGCGCCTTCAAAACCGTGCAGGTCGGCCGTGAGAGCGTGCTGGTCACCAGATCGCGCAAGGGTGACGCCAACGCCTTCTTCAACGTCTGCCGCCACCGCGGCGCCCAACTGTGCACCGAAGAGAGTGGCGAGGTCAGGCGCGCGTTCCAATGCCCTTATCACGCATGGACATACGACCTTGACGGCAAGCTCGTCGCCGCCCCGAACCTGACCAAGATGCCCGACATCGACCGCGTCGAGTACGGACTGCGAAGGATCGCGGTCACGGAATGGCTCGGTTACGTATGGGTGTGCCTGGCCGACGAACCGCCGCCGTTCGAAGCCACGGTGATGCAGGAGATCGCCGACCGGCTTGGTGACATCGATTTCATCGAGCACTACGGCATCGCCGATCTGAGCGTGGGACATCGAATCGTCTACGACGTCAAGGCCAACTGGAAGCTCATCGTCGAGAACTTCATGGAGTGCTACCACTGCGCCACGATCCACCCCGAATTGACTGACGTACTCCCAGAATTCGCCGATGGCTATGCCGCCCAGTTCTACATCGGCCACGGCGCCTCATTCGGTGACGATGTCGAGGGCTTCACCATCGACGGATCCGAGGGGCTGGACCACATCCCCGGCGTCACCTCCGATCAGGACCGTCGCTACTACGCGATCACCGTGCGCCCGCAGATGTTCGTCAACCTGGTGCCCGATCACGTCATCGTGCATCGGATGTTTCCTATGGCCGCCGATCACACGATCGTGGAGTGCGATTGGTTGTACCTGCCGGAGGTGGTCGAGTCCGGCCGCGACGTGAGCCGGTCGGTCGAGCTGTTCCATCGGGTGAACACCCAGGACTTCGAGGCTGCTGAAAGATGTCAGCCCGCGATGAGCTCGCGCGTGTATCGCAACGGTGGCGTGCTGGTGCCGAGCGAGCACCACATCGGCGCCTTCCACGACTGGCTGCGCGACATGCTCACGGTGTAGCTGTGATCAGCGGCCGGACCTGTCGGCCGATCACGTCGACGAACTGTTCGATGTCGGCGTCGGGGCGCGGTTGAAATACGATCGAGTCGGCGCCCGCATCGATCCACCGATGCGCCGCTGCGGCGATGTCCGCCGATGACCCGTAGACAGCGCGGTCCTCGGAGGGGTCCAATTCCCAAAACGCCACCTCGTCGCGCGCCTGCTGCGCGGCGTCCGGTCCGGTAGCGCAGATCAGATACAGGACGGTCGAATGCCCCTGCGGAGCATCACTTTTGGCGCGGCCGGAGGCGACGTGTTGCAGCGCCTCACGAAGACCGTCCGGCGAGGTGCCGCCGGTGATCACCGTGCCCGAGGCGATTTCGCCGCTGAGTTCCAGTGTCCGCGGTCGTTCGGCGCCGATCAGCAGGTCGATATCCGTTTCAGGTGGCCAGTCGAGGCCGACGTCGGTGAGCTTCACGTAGCGGCCGTCGTAGGTGACGCGCTCACCGCGCAGCAGCGCGGAGAGGACCGTCACGTATTCGCGCAGCAGCGTCATCGGTGATGCGACCTTCTCGCCGATCTGCGCCATCCAGTCCTGAACCCCGTGGCCCAGGCCGACCCGGAGACGGCCGGGGTAGGCGCGGTCAAGGGTGGCGATCTCCATCGCCGTCATTGCGACGCTGCGCATCGGCACGGGCAGCACGCCGACGCCGACCTTGAGGTTGTTGCTGTTTGCCAGTGCGATAGCTGCGGCGGAGATCCCGCCGGCAAGGAAACAGTCCTCCCACAGCCACAGTTCGTCGAGGCCGGCGGCGTCGGCGGCCTGCGCCGTACTGGCGAGGCGCGCCGGGTCGAGTCGTGGACGAAACACTGCGCCAATGCTGGGGGTGGACGATCGCTGCTTGGTCATCGAGTTCGATTCTGCCTTCTTTGCTCGTCCGGTCCGCCGCGCGTACTCAGCCGCTTAGTCTCCCGACATGGAACGTATCTGGCAGTGGGCGTGGGACCGGTGCGGGCCAAGGTACTCGTGGGCGTTCTTGGCGATCAGCCTCGTTGTGCTGCTGCCGACCTACCTCTTGTCCTCGTGTTTCGTTGTCGCTGTGGAGGGCTCCACCCGCTACCTGGAGGCTGGGGCTATCACCCTCGTCGCCACGGTGGTTCTGGTTCACGTGATGATCCTTCCCGGCGTGGGAAGCGGTCGGGTCGTGGAGAGATGGGCCGCAGGCGAAGCGGTCGATGATGCAACGGCACTGGACGCCACCTACACGTGGGTGCGGGGGGTGGTTGCCCGCTCGGTGATCGCCGGCTTCGTCGGAGCAGGCCTGCTTGCAGCCGTAGTGGGTGTGACCGCGGGCGGGACCGGCTGGCGGATGATCCAGTACGCGATACTGGGCGCTGCCGTCGGAACGGCCGTGGCTCTGATCGGTGTGCACAGCTTCGCGGAAGCGGCGTTGCGGTCATCAAGGGCCGCCATCGCGGGTGACACGGCGATCGGCGATTCTCTGCCGCGCTCCCGACCGTCTTTCGCCGCGTGGACGAACGTATCCATGCTTGCGGCGATGTTCGCATTCGCTGTTGGCGGCGCGATGCTTGCGGCAATCATCGATCGGGTACGGGACGCTCCCGTGCTCGCAGGCGTCATTGCTTGCGCGCTGACCGTTTTCTTCGCGGTACCGACGACGATCGGCGCGGTGTTCGCCCCTTCACTACGGCCTATTCGCGATCTCGCGCAAGGAACCAAACGTGTTGCGGCCGGTGACTACAGCCAGCGCCTGCCGGTTGTTCAGGATGATGACCTTGGCGCACTGGCCGCGTCGTTCAATCGGATGCAGGCGGGTTTGGCTGAGCGGCAACGCCTTCAGGGCGCATTCGGCACCTACGTCGATCCGGCTCTGGCGTCGCGCTTGCTCGAGCAGGGTGACGATGTGTTCACCGGCGAGCGCCGTGAGGTGACGGTGATGTTCGTCGACATCCGCGACTTCACGCCGTTCGCGGAGTCGAACTCGGCTGAGGACGCCGTCGCTCGCCTCAATGCCTTGTTCGACATCGTCGTGCCCGCGGTGGTCGACGAGGGCGGTCACGTGAACAAGTTCCTCGGCGACGGCGCTTTGGCGGTGTTCGGTGCGCCGAATGAGCTCGCGGACCACGCCGACGCCGCGGTGAGAGCCGCGTTGGTCATTCAGCGCCTGGTGGCCGAGCGGTTCGCGGGCGAGCTTCGGATCGGTATCGGGATCAATACCGGATTCGTGATCGCAGGCACCATCGGCGGGGGAAGCAAGCTCGAATTCACTTTGATTGGTGACACCGTCAACGTCGCCGCTCGCGTCGAGCAACTCACCAAGACCACCGGCGATACCATCCTGCTCACGCAACAGACAGTCGACGCGCTGGCGGCTCGACCGGCCGGACTTGTCGATCGCGGAGCCCATGCGCTGAAGGGAAAAGCGGCAGCGGCACAGATATTCGGCCTCGACGATGCGGCTATTCGCGCGGATGACCGATAGCAGACGCCTAGTCTCGCGCCATGGACCGCATCTTTCAGTGGTTGTGGGACCGGTACGGAACGAGGTACTCGTGGGCGCTAGGTGCCCTGATGTATCCCATCGCGCTGGTGACGTATCTGGTCTGGTCGATGACCATCGTTGCTTTCGAGAGGTCCAGCCACTACGGCGAAGCGGCCCTCTTCACTGCGTTTGCAGTGGCGGCGCGCACGTACATGCTCTTTCTCTCCGGCCGGAAAGGAGTGCACGCTGTTGAGCAGTGGGCCGTGGGCTCGGAGGTCGACCCGCGGGAAGTGCTGACCGCCACGTACATCTATTCTCGCCGGACGGTCGTCCAGGGAGTCGCGGCCGATACGTTGTGGACGGCGCTGTTCATGGTCGGAGTTGGTGCGATCGCCGGAGCTACCGGGTCGCGGCTTTTCCAGTACGCGATCCTGGGTGTCGCTCTCGGAGTGGGCACGATGCTGATCTCCATGCACGGCTTTATGGAAGGCGTGTTTCGGCCCGCCCGTGAGGCCATCGCCGGTGACACGGGAATCGGTGACTCCCTGCCCCGTTCGCGCCCGACTTTCGCCAATTGGACGAACCTGTCCGTGACAGCGGCTGTCTTCTGTGCCTATCTCCCTGTCGCGCTGCTGGCAGCGGTCTTCGACGTCGCCGGGCGAGGGCCGGCATTCGCCGTGGCGATCGCGTGCGTGCTGACCTTTGGCTTGGCGCTACCGCTCGGGGTCGGTGCCTCGTTTTCGCCGGCGCTGCGGCCTATTCGCGATCTTGCCGCGGGAACTGAGCGTGTTGCGGCCGGGAACTACGGGCAACGGGTGCCGGTGGTTCAGGACGACGATTTAGGCGTGTTGTCGGCGTCGTTCAATCGTATGCAGGCGGGTTTGGCTGAGCGGCAACGGCTTCAGGCGGCGTTCGGCACGTATGTCGATCCGGTGCTTGCGTCGCGGCTGCTGGAGCAGGGTGATGATGTGTTCACCGGCGAGCGCCGTGAGGTGACGGTGATGTTCGTCGATATCCGTGACTTCACGCCGTTCGCGGAGTCGAACTCGGCTGAGGACACGGTGGCTCGGCTCAACGCGTTGTTCGACGTTGTGGTGCCCACCGTCGTGGACGCGGGTGGCCATGTGAACAAGTTCCTCGGCGACGGTGCACTTGCGGTGTTCGGCGCGCCCAACGAACTCGCGCACCATGCCGACGCCGCGGTGAGGGCCGCCGTACTGATTCAGCGCCTCGTGGCCGAGCGCTTCGCGGGCGAGCTTCGGATCGGTATCGGCATCAACACCGGAGTGGTGATCGCAGGCACCATCGGCGGGGGGAGCAAGCTCGAATTCACCTTGATCGGTGACACCGTCAACGTCGCGGCTCGCGTCGAACAACTCACCAAGACCACCGGCGACACCATCCTGCTCACGCAACAGACAGTCGACGCGCTGGCTTCCGCGCCAGACGACCTCGTCGACCGCGGGTCGCATGCGCTCAAGGGCAAGTCGGACGCCGCGCAGATCTACTGCATCGAATCCGCTGTCTCGCGACCGCGCTGACGGTGACGTAAGCGTCGGCGATAACGGGTATGTCGGTGACATGACTGTCATCGGCTTCCACTGTTCGCACGAGCAGATCAATCCCGCCCAGCTCCTCCGGGACGTCCAGCGAGCGGAAGCGGCCGGGTTCACCGCCGGAATGTCGTCGGACCACTTCAGCCCATGGAGTGCACGGCAGGGGGAATCCGGCTTCGCATGGGCCTTCCTCGGTGCCGCGCTGGCAACCACCGAACTGCCTTTCGGCGTCGTCAATGCGCCCGGCCAGCGATATCACCCCGCGATCATCGCCCAGGCCATCGCCACGCTCACGCAGATGTTTCCCGGTCGCTTCTGGGCCGCCCTCGGATCGGGCGAGGCCTCCAACGAACGCGTCAACGGCGACGTCTGGCCGCGCAAGGAGGTGCGGGATCAGCGACTCGTCGAGTGCGTCGACGTCATTCGGCGCCTGCTCAACGGCGAAGAGGTCAGTCACGAAGGCCTCATCCACGTCAACCGCGCGCGGCTGTGGACGTTGCCCGCGACGGCACCCGATCTCGTCGGTCCCGCCGTCACCCCGCAGACCGCCGCCCGCCACGCCGCCTGGGCCGACGGCCTGGTCACCGTGAACCAGTCGAGAGAGACGTTGCGGAAGGTCCTCGGCGCTTACCGCGACGCCGGCGGGCGCGGTCCGGCCCGCCTTCAAATACATGTCAGCTGGGCCCCCACCGATGAAGAGGCCATCGCCATCGCCCACGACCAGTGGCGCAGCAACGTTTTCGCCCCACCCGCATGCTGGGATGTCGAGTCGATCGAGGCATTCGACGTCATCAGCGAAAACGTGTCGCCCGACCAGGTCAAGCAATCCGTTCGAGTGTCGAGCGATCTCAACCAGCACATCGCCTGGCTTCACGAGGACGTCGAACAGGGATGGGACGAGCTCTACATCCATTTCGTCGGCCAGCACCAAACCGAGTTCATCGACGCTTTCGGTGAGCATGTGCTGCCGCAACTGTCGCCCACCGCGCCGCGGGCGGTCACCGCATGAGACGCAGCGAGACCGGCGACCTGTGGTGGAAGAACGCCGTCTTCTACTGCGCGGATGTCGAGACGTTCTACGACCGCAACAACGACGGATGCGGCGACTTTCGCGGCATGACCGAACGCATCGAATACCTCTTCGACCTCGGCGTGACATGCCTCTGGCTGATGCCGTTCTACCCGACCGCGCGCGTCGACGACGGCTACGACATCACGGACTTCTTCGGCGTCGATGCGCGCCTGGGAACCCACGGCGACTTCGTGGAGCTCGTCAGGACCGCCAAGTCGACCGGCATCCGGGTCATCATCGATTTCGTCATGAACCACACCTCGGACCGCCACCCGTGGTTCAAGTCCGCCAGGCGGAGCACCGACGATCCATACCGCGACTTCTACGTGTGGAGCGCTACCGAACCGAAGTCGAGCAAGAAAGACGTCGTGTTTCCCGACAAGGAGGACAGTCTGTGGGAACTCGACCAGAAGACCGGCGAATGGTATCTACACCACTTCCTGAAGCATCAGCCCGACCTCAACATCGCTAATCCCGCTGTACAGGAGGAGATTTCACGCACCTTGGGCTTCTGGCTGGAGCTCGGGGTCTCGGGCTTTCGTGTCGACGCCGTGCCGTTCCTGTTCGCCAGGGACTCGGCACCGGACGATTCGAACGCGTTCGACCCCACTCAGTACCTGGGCGACGTGCGCAACTTCGTCACCCGCAGGCTTGGGGATGCTGTGCTGCTGGGCGAGGTGAACCTTCCGTACAAAGACCAGGCGACGTTCTTCGGCGGGCCCGACGGCGATGGCCTCAACATGCAATTCGACTTCATCGGCATGCAGAACATGTACCTTTCGCTCGCGCGCGGCGACGCCAGACCGATCGCCAAGGTGCTCAAGCAAAGACCCAAATTGGACATCACGAGTCAGTGGGCCAATTTCGTGCGGAACCATGACGAGCTG is a genomic window of Mycobacterium sp. ITM-2016-00318 containing:
- a CDS encoding BCCT family transporter — translated: MPLCQRPPVTDKVVFGITAVIVIAILCWGLIWPTPFGSTMSSILNWVVSNMGWLFIVSATCFVLFAAWLALSRYGRIPLGRDGEKPEFNTVSWVAMMFSAGMGIGLIFWGVTEPLTHFVNPPPGLADSKAGTALATALFHWGFHPWSMYAVVGLSIAYGSYRMGRRQLISASFIPLLGRKRVEGPIGKTIDILAIFATMFGTAASLGLGALQIGSGFEVLGWVGKAGTLLLVTVVALLTLAFVASAVSGVSRGIQWLSNINMVLALLLAIFVFVVGPTVLILNLLPTALGDYAANLASMSARSAEAGGETEKWLSSWTIFYWAWWISWTPFVGMFLARISRGRSIRQFVIGVILIPTTVSLLWFVIFGGAGIGQQRDGIDIFGSGEPESTLFGMLGNLPLAGLSSLLVMALVAIFFVSGADAASMVMGTLSQSGSVYPSRWAVAFWGMSTGAVAVLMLWAGGNDALNGLQTMTIIVAAPFVIVMIGMCVSLFLDVTRDPMIADLRKTAVADEPTLKEPAPQN
- a CDS encoding bifunctional 3-phenylpropionate/cinnamic acid dioxygenase ferredoxin subunit translates to MLEVCPLSELPPGGAVRVDAEPPITVFHTEDGEVFAIDDTCSHQDASLADGWLEGCEVECPLHASRFNLRTGAVDAPPAKLPVRTHAVAVDDGMIRVELSDEKPNLPPDIRARLSQGRS
- a CDS encoding NAD(P)/FAD-dependent oxidoreductase, producing the protein MKHVAVIGASLAGLSAARALRTQGFSGRVTVVGDETRRPYDRPPLSKQFLAGDMTEADLALEDDDDLQVEWLLGSAATKLDTTCGAVKLADGTHLPADGFVIATGSRARRWPGCETMAGVHVIRTIDDAIALRGDLRPGAQLVVIGAGFIGAEVASTARRIGMDVTVVEAAPTPLQVQLGSRLGAVVAQAHASNGTRLICGVSVAGLTGENRALRSSSCADRVTGVDLADGRHLPADVVVVGIGGVPNIEWLHGSGIELGNGVVCGSNGQTNVPNVVAVGDCAAWRDAPTGVPHRVEHWTGALERPAIAVATLLAGGIDQGAAVKAPYFWSDQYDSRIQFAGIAHPDDEITIEEGSCEDGCFVATYRRDGRLVAVLGVDQPRMFTRWRRQLATAPAAA
- a CDS encoding aromatic ring-hydroxylating dioxygenase subunit alpha, yielding MTTFEAAPSLPESLISTLAGHYYTHPEVFSLEQEKIFETMWFCVVRSSDLDKAGAFKTVQVGRESVLVTRSRKGDANAFFNVCRHRGAQLCTEESGEVRRAFQCPYHAWTYDLDGKLVAAPNLTKMPDIDRVEYGLRRIAVTEWLGYVWVCLADEPPPFEATVMQEIADRLGDIDFIEHYGIADLSVGHRIVYDVKANWKLIVENFMECYHCATIHPELTDVLPEFADGYAAQFYIGHGASFGDDVEGFTIDGSEGLDHIPGVTSDQDRRYYAITVRPQMFVNLVPDHVIVHRMFPMAADHTIVECDWLYLPEVVESGRDVSRSVELFHRVNTQDFEAAERCQPAMSSRVYRNGGVLVPSEHHIGAFHDWLRDMLTV
- a CDS encoding LLM class flavin-dependent oxidoreductase, whose protein sequence is MFRPRLDPARLASTAQAADAAGLDELWLWEDCFLAGGISAAAIALANSNNLKVGVGVLPVPMRSVAMTAMEIATLDRAYPGRLRVGLGHGVQDWMAQIGEKVASPMTLLREYVTVLSALLRGERVTYDGRYVKLTDVGLDWPPETDIDLLIGAERPRTLELSGEIASGTVITGGTSPDGLREALQHVASGRAKSDAPQGHSTVLYLICATGPDAAQQARDEVAFWELDPSEDRAVYGSSADIAAAAHRWIDAGADSIVFQPRPDADIEQFVDVIGRQVRPLITATP
- a CDS encoding adenylate/guanylate cyclase domain-containing protein; protein product: MERIWQWAWDRCGPRYSWAFLAISLVVLLPTYLLSSCFVVAVEGSTRYLEAGAITLVATVVLVHVMILPGVGSGRVVERWAAGEAVDDATALDATYTWVRGVVARSVIAGFVGAGLLAAVVGVTAGGTGWRMIQYAILGAAVGTAVALIGVHSFAEAALRSSRAAIAGDTAIGDSLPRSRPSFAAWTNVSMLAAMFAFAVGGAMLAAIIDRVRDAPVLAGVIACALTVFFAVPTTIGAVFAPSLRPIRDLAQGTKRVAAGDYSQRLPVVQDDDLGALAASFNRMQAGLAERQRLQGAFGTYVDPALASRLLEQGDDVFTGERREVTVMFVDIRDFTPFAESNSAEDAVARLNALFDIVVPAVVDEGGHVNKFLGDGALAVFGAPNELADHADAAVRAALVIQRLVAERFAGELRIGIGINTGFVIAGTIGGGSKLEFTLIGDTVNVAARVEQLTKTTGDTILLTQQTVDALAARPAGLVDRGAHALKGKAAAAQIFGLDDAAIRADDR
- a CDS encoding adenylate/guanylate cyclase domain-containing protein; the encoded protein is MDRIFQWLWDRYGTRYSWALGALMYPIALVTYLVWSMTIVAFERSSHYGEAALFTAFAVAARTYMLFLSGRKGVHAVEQWAVGSEVDPREVLTATYIYSRRTVVQGVAADTLWTALFMVGVGAIAGATGSRLFQYAILGVALGVGTMLISMHGFMEGVFRPAREAIAGDTGIGDSLPRSRPTFANWTNLSVTAAVFCAYLPVALLAAVFDVAGRGPAFAVAIACVLTFGLALPLGVGASFSPALRPIRDLAAGTERVAAGNYGQRVPVVQDDDLGVLSASFNRMQAGLAERQRLQAAFGTYVDPVLASRLLEQGDDVFTGERREVTVMFVDIRDFTPFAESNSAEDTVARLNALFDVVVPTVVDAGGHVNKFLGDGALAVFGAPNELAHHADAAVRAAVLIQRLVAERFAGELRIGIGINTGVVIAGTIGGGSKLEFTLIGDTVNVAARVEQLTKTTGDTILLTQQTVDALASAPDDLVDRGSHALKGKSDAAQIYCIESAVSRPR
- a CDS encoding TIGR03885 family FMN-dependent LLM class oxidoreductase, with product MTVIGFHCSHEQINPAQLLRDVQRAEAAGFTAGMSSDHFSPWSARQGESGFAWAFLGAALATTELPFGVVNAPGQRYHPAIIAQAIATLTQMFPGRFWAALGSGEASNERVNGDVWPRKEVRDQRLVECVDVIRRLLNGEEVSHEGLIHVNRARLWTLPATAPDLVGPAVTPQTAARHAAWADGLVTVNQSRETLRKVLGAYRDAGGRGPARLQIHVSWAPTDEEAIAIAHDQWRSNVFAPPACWDVESIEAFDVISENVSPDQVKQSVRVSSDLNQHIAWLHEDVEQGWDELYIHFVGQHQTEFIDAFGEHVLPQLSPTAPRAVTA
- a CDS encoding alpha-amylase family protein; translated protein: MRRSETGDLWWKNAVFYCADVETFYDRNNDGCGDFRGMTERIEYLFDLGVTCLWLMPFYPTARVDDGYDITDFFGVDARLGTHGDFVELVRTAKSTGIRVIIDFVMNHTSDRHPWFKSARRSTDDPYRDFYVWSATEPKSSKKDVVFPDKEDSLWELDQKTGEWYLHHFLKHQPDLNIANPAVQEEISRTLGFWLELGVSGFRVDAVPFLFARDSAPDDSNAFDPTQYLGDVRNFVTRRLGDAVLLGEVNLPYKDQATFFGGPDGDGLNMQFDFIGMQNMYLSLARGDARPIAKVLKQRPKLDITSQWANFVRNHDELTLDKLSDEERQEVFDAFGPDPDMQLYGRGLRRRLPSMLGGDDRRMRMVYSLMFSLPGTPVLFYGEEIGMAENLDIPGRLAVRTPMQWTAGAAGGFSRAPKRRLARALTDGMFGPDRVNAADQRHDHQSFWWFMRNLVYTYRSQPEIGWSTPEILKQPNKSVLAHVCREKSGWAMVALHNFGSDGCMVPIQLQDVPPNCVLVDLLDGLSEHELDAKGHIELRLEAYGYRWLRLRRPGDDPII